The following coding sequences are from one Aeromicrobium duanguangcaii window:
- a CDS encoding phosphoribosylanthranilate isomerase — MYVKICGLRTAEHARVAVDAGAAAVGVVMNRTSSRRATEDEAREVVAAARGRADTVLVVNDMPADQAARTARDLGFDVLQLHGRAYAETDFGAATAIVPRVWRATSLDLDPPLQVGAWGEEMLLLDAPKPGSGEQWDLSELADRAPEGRWLLAGGLSAGNVAGAIAVVRPWGVDVSSGVEVAPGEKSADLIHRFAAAALGG, encoded by the coding sequence GTGTACGTCAAGATCTGCGGCCTGCGCACGGCCGAGCACGCCCGGGTCGCCGTCGACGCCGGCGCCGCCGCCGTCGGCGTGGTGATGAACCGGACGAGCTCGCGGCGGGCGACCGAGGACGAGGCCCGCGAGGTCGTCGCGGCGGCCCGTGGGCGCGCCGACACGGTCCTGGTCGTCAACGACATGCCTGCCGACCAGGCCGCGCGGACCGCCCGCGACCTCGGGTTCGACGTCCTGCAACTGCACGGCCGGGCCTACGCCGAGACCGACTTCGGCGCGGCCACGGCGATCGTGCCGCGGGTGTGGCGCGCCACGTCGCTCGACCTCGACCCGCCGCTGCAGGTCGGCGCGTGGGGTGAGGAGATGCTCCTGCTGGACGCGCCGAAGCCGGGCTCCGGCGAGCAGTGGGACCTGTCCGAGCTCGCCGACCGTGCTCCCGAGGGGCGCTGGCTGCTGGCCGGCGGCCTGTCGGCGGGGAACGTCGCCGGGGCGATCGCCGTGGTCCGTCCCTGGGGCGTGGACGTGTCCAGCGGGGTGGAGGTCGCGCCGGGCGAGAAGTCCGCCGACCTGATCCACCGGTTCGCGGCTGCCGCGCTCGGGGGTTGA